One region of Anaeromyxobacter paludicola genomic DNA includes:
- a CDS encoding SDR family oxidoreductase encodes MNGNVDGANISGKVVVITGASSGMGEAAARHLAARGATVVLGARRVDRLEALVGEIAKGGGRALAVATDVTDAAQVQRLVDAAVERWGRIDVMLNNAGLMPNSPLERRKIADWDRTIDVNIKGVLYGIAAALPHMQRQKSGHFINVSSVAGHRVGPAGVVYSATKTAVRVISEGLRQEVKPWNIRTTIISPGAVATELPQSITEPDIAKGVAQFYGAYAIPPSSFARAVAFAIEQPEDVDINEILFRPTRQEM; translated from the coding sequence ATGAACGGAAACGTGGACGGCGCCAACATCTCGGGAAAGGTCGTGGTCATCACCGGCGCCAGCAGCGGCATGGGCGAGGCGGCGGCCCGTCATCTCGCCGCGCGGGGCGCGACCGTCGTGCTCGGCGCCCGTCGCGTGGATCGCCTGGAAGCGCTGGTGGGCGAGATCGCGAAGGGCGGCGGCAGGGCGCTCGCCGTCGCCACCGACGTGACCGACGCTGCACAGGTTCAGCGCCTGGTCGACGCGGCCGTCGAGCGGTGGGGCCGTATCGACGTGATGCTCAACAACGCGGGGCTCATGCCGAACTCGCCGCTCGAGCGCCGCAAGATCGCCGACTGGGACCGAACCATCGACGTGAACATCAAGGGCGTCCTCTACGGGATCGCGGCCGCGCTGCCCCACATGCAGCGGCAGAAGAGCGGGCACTTCATCAACGTCTCGTCGGTCGCCGGCCACCGGGTCGGTCCGGCGGGAGTCGTCTACTCCGCGACGAAGACCGCGGTGCGCGTGATCTCGGAGGGGCTGCGACAGGAGGTGAAGCCCTGGAACATCCGCACCACGATCATCTCCCCGGGCGCGGTCGCGACGGAGCTGCCGCAGAGCATCACGGAGCCGGACATCGCGAAGGGGGTCGCGCAGTTCTACGGGGCTTACGCCATCCCCCCGTCTTCCTTCGCCCGGGCCGTCGCGTTCGCGATCGAGCAACCGGAGGACGTGGACATCAACGAGATCCTCTTCCGCCCGACACGGCAGGAGATGTGA
- a CDS encoding MFS transporter has protein sequence MVPSLDGRIAAAARPQSWSAVGSLALCVAMLIASEFMPVSLLTPIAADLGATQGTAGQAISVSGLFAVVASLLIPTVAGRFDSRRVLLTLTGLMLASLLFIATATSFGMLMGARALLGVAIGGFWALATATIMRLVPPGSVARALGILYSGNAVATAFAAPIGSYVGGLIGWRGVFWALAPLVLINLAWQWWALPSLPPRAASSVGKVLGLLTRRHVALAMAAVMLSFAGAFASFTYFRPFLETYTRVSVPQLSLLLLGLGVAGFAGTYGATALLGRHLDALLCYLPLALGAATMALLAVGHALWGVGAMMVLWGAVNSAIPVCWSAWLARGVGDDPESGGGLMVAAIQLAIMLGAAFGGALLDHVSIAAPFVGGTVLLALASLAVSVGRNSPLAAAATSTSEGVTAWQGRRLDGQGD, from the coding sequence ATGGTCCCGTCCCTCGACGGGCGAATCGCGGCAGCCGCGCGGCCGCAGTCCTGGAGCGCGGTCGGCTCGCTCGCGCTGTGTGTCGCGATGCTGATCGCCTCCGAGTTCATGCCCGTCAGCTTGCTGACGCCGATCGCCGCCGATCTCGGCGCGACCCAGGGCACCGCAGGACAGGCCATCTCGGTGTCGGGCCTCTTCGCCGTGGTCGCCAGCCTCCTCATCCCTACGGTCGCCGGCCGCTTCGATTCCCGCCGCGTCCTGCTGACCTTGACCGGCCTCATGCTGGCCTCGCTCCTCTTCATCGCGACGGCGACGAGCTTCGGGATGCTGATGGGCGCGCGCGCGCTGCTGGGTGTCGCGATCGGTGGCTTCTGGGCGCTCGCCACCGCGACGATCATGCGCCTCGTGCCCCCGGGCTCCGTCGCCCGCGCCCTCGGAATCCTGTACAGCGGCAACGCGGTCGCCACCGCGTTCGCAGCCCCCATCGGCAGCTACGTCGGTGGGCTCATCGGCTGGCGTGGCGTTTTCTGGGCGCTTGCGCCTCTCGTCCTCATAAACCTCGCGTGGCAATGGTGGGCCCTCCCCTCGCTGCCCCCGCGCGCGGCGAGCTCCGTGGGCAAGGTCCTCGGCCTCCTGACGCGACGCCACGTCGCGCTCGCGATGGCGGCGGTGATGCTCAGCTTCGCGGGCGCCTTTGCGAGCTTCACGTACTTCCGGCCGTTCCTCGAGACCTACACGCGGGTGAGCGTGCCGCAGCTCTCGCTGTTGCTGCTCGGGCTCGGGGTGGCCGGGTTCGCAGGGACGTACGGCGCGACCGCGCTGCTCGGACGCCATCTCGACGCCCTCCTCTGCTACCTCCCGCTCGCGCTCGGCGCGGCGACGATGGCGCTGCTCGCCGTCGGGCACGCACTCTGGGGAGTCGGCGCGATGATGGTCCTCTGGGGCGCGGTGAACTCTGCGATTCCGGTCTGCTGGTCGGCCTGGCTGGCTCGAGGTGTCGGGGACGATCCGGAGAGCGGCGGTGGCCTGATGGTCGCGGCCATCCAGCTCGCGATCATGCTCGGGGCGGCGTTCGGCGGGGCGCTCTTGGACCACGTCTCGATCGCGGCACCTTTCGTCGGCGGCACGGTCCTGCTGGCGCTTGCGTCCTTGGCGGTGAGCGTCGGCCGCAACAGCCCCCTCGCTGCGGCGGCGACCTCCACCTCGGAGGGCGTGACCGCGTGGCAAGGTCGTCGACTGGATGGACAAGGTGACTGA
- a CDS encoding (R)-mandelonitrile lyase — MSPPVVLLAMAVFVHGCAHQQGTTGATTVTSGGLSVKQQRLVAIAAFTANGDLPKLSTALARGLDAGWTINQIKEVLVQLYAYAGFPRSLNGINTFIDVLDDRQRRGVADDVGPEPSPMPAHKSSIELGTEIQTKLVGGPATGRYVAFSPAIDAFLKGHLFGDIFGRDNLDVQSREIATISALATLEGVNPQLTSHFNVGLNTGLTEAQLKGVTFAIDDAVGKARGENARHVLEQVIGKRSAGPQPDSVLSAGSGSAAEARISICPRREQSVEDAPLDHFKGSVRIQRLFQASDPASASGASVAFEPGARTAWHAHPLGQTLVVTAGAGLVQQWGEAARTIREGDVVWIPPGVKHWHGAIATAAMTHMAVQERLDHETVQWMEQVSDDQYRAAGEAP, encoded by the coding sequence ATGTCTCCGCCGGTCGTCCTCTTGGCGATGGCGGTGTTCGTGCACGGGTGCGCGCATCAGCAGGGGACTACGGGCGCAACGACCGTGACCTCCGGCGGGCTGAGCGTCAAGCAGCAGCGGCTCGTGGCGATCGCGGCCTTCACGGCCAACGGCGACCTGCCGAAGCTGAGTACGGCCTTGGCCAGGGGGCTGGATGCTGGCTGGACCATCAACCAGATCAAGGAGGTCCTCGTCCAGCTGTACGCCTACGCCGGATTCCCGCGCAGCCTGAACGGGATCAACACGTTCATCGACGTCCTCGATGACCGGCAGCGAAGAGGCGTCGCCGACGACGTGGGCCCCGAACCGAGCCCCATGCCGGCCCACAAGAGCAGCATCGAGCTCGGAACCGAGATCCAGACGAAGCTGGTGGGAGGGCCTGCGACCGGCCGATATGTCGCATTCAGTCCGGCGATCGACGCCTTTCTGAAAGGACATCTCTTCGGAGACATCTTCGGCCGCGACAACCTGGATGTGCAGAGCCGAGAGATCGCAACGATCTCAGCTCTGGCCACTCTCGAGGGCGTCAACCCGCAGCTGACGTCCCACTTCAACGTGGGTCTCAACACCGGCCTTACCGAGGCTCAGCTGAAGGGCGTGACCTTCGCCATCGACGACGCGGTCGGGAAGGCTCGCGGAGAGAACGCTCGCCACGTGCTGGAGCAGGTCATCGGCAAGAGGTCGGCCGGGCCGCAGCCGGATTCAGTGCTCTCCGCCGGGAGCGGCTCGGCAGCGGAGGCGCGGATCAGCATCTGTCCACGCCGAGAACAGTCCGTCGAGGACGCACCTCTGGATCACTTCAAGGGCTCCGTTCGAATCCAGCGGCTCTTCCAGGCCAGCGATCCGGCGAGCGCGTCGGGCGCCTCGGTCGCGTTCGAGCCTGGCGCTCGGACCGCGTGGCACGCCCACCCGCTGGGCCAGACGCTCGTGGTGACCGCTGGAGCGGGCTTGGTTCAGCAGTGGGGGGAGGCGGCGAGGACGATCAGGGAGGGCGACGTCGTGTGGATCCCTCCGGGGGTCAAGCACTGGCACGGAGCGATCGCGACTGCAGCGATGACGCACATGGCCGTTCAGGAGCGACTCGACCACGAGACCGTGCAGTGGATGGAACAAGTGAGCGACGACCAGTATCGCGCGGCCGGGGAGGCGCCCTGA
- a CDS encoding alpha/beta hydrolase, whose protein sequence is MKELVMLITALTTTTAAAAGKPQDAANFYVSDKVTVEKVTFQNQYHMKVAGNLFTPKTLDRGARHPAIVVGHPMGAVKEQSANLYATKMAEQGFVTLSLDLSFWGDSEGQPRNAVSPDLYAEDFSAAVDFLRSRPFVDRERVGAIGICGSGSFVISAAKIDPRIKAVATVSMYDMGAASRNALRHSQTIEQRKQLIAEAAAQRDVEFAGGKPRYTSGTVHELKPDTHPIQREFFDFYRTPRGEFTPKGSSPELTTHPTLTSAVKFMNFYPFNDIETISPRPMLFITGADAHSREFSEEAYRLAAEPKELVVIPGAGHVDLYDRVGLIPFDRLTAFFKSNLR, encoded by the coding sequence ATGAAAGAGCTCGTGATGCTGATCACCGCACTGACCACCACCACTGCCGCAGCGGCTGGCAAGCCGCAGGACGCTGCGAACTTCTATGTCAGCGACAAGGTGACCGTCGAGAAGGTCACGTTCCAGAACCAGTACCACATGAAGGTCGCGGGAAACCTGTTCACGCCGAAGACGCTCGACCGTGGAGCGAGGCACCCGGCCATCGTGGTCGGACACCCGATGGGTGCCGTGAAGGAGCAGAGCGCGAACCTGTACGCCACGAAGATGGCCGAACAGGGGTTCGTGACGTTGTCCCTGGACCTGTCGTTTTGGGGTGACAGCGAAGGTCAGCCGCGCAACGCGGTCTCACCCGACCTCTACGCCGAGGACTTCAGCGCGGCCGTGGACTTCCTGCGGAGCCGCCCGTTCGTCGACAGGGAGCGCGTCGGCGCGATCGGCATCTGCGGCAGCGGGAGCTTCGTCATCAGCGCGGCGAAGATCGATCCGCGGATCAAGGCCGTCGCGACGGTGAGCATGTACGACATGGGCGCGGCGAGCCGCAACGCGCTCCGGCACTCGCAGACGATCGAGCAGCGCAAGCAGCTCATCGCCGAGGCCGCCGCGCAGCGCGACGTGGAGTTCGCGGGCGGCAAGCCACGCTACACGAGCGGGACGGTGCACGAGCTGAAGCCCGACACCCACCCCATCCAACGCGAGTTCTTCGACTTCTATCGCACGCCGCGCGGCGAGTTCACGCCCAAGGGCTCGTCTCCGGAGCTCACGACGCACCCGACGCTGACGAGCGCCGTGAAGTTCATGAACTTCTACCCGTTCAACGACATCGAGACGATCTCCCCGCGGCCGATGCTCTTCATCACCGGCGCCGACGCGCACTCGAGGGAGTTCAGCGAGGAGGCGTACCGGCTCGCCGCCGAGCCGAAGGAGCTCGTCGTCATCCCAGGCGCGGGTCACGTCGACCTCTACGATCGCGTGGGCCTCATTCCGTTCGACCGCCTGACCGCCTTCTTCAAGTCGAACCTTCGGTAG
- a CDS encoding MFS transporter, with the protein MSQLLTLQRTVRPASPNTILVVVLVAYLMILLDLSIVYTGMPEIGKSMNMGPVMQTWVQNAYLLCFGGCLLLSARLGDTFGRRRILRVGVILFTVASLVIGIAQSPYELIAARAVQGVGASILAPSVLALISTTFPEGAERTRALAWYSIIAGAGASLGLVLGGICAGLLSWRIGFLVNIPIGIGLLFAVARYIPDGIPEEGEFDVVGAIASTVGVGLLVYGMVNAAEAGWLDRVTLATLALSVVVLGLFVWHEGRVEVPVLPLRLLRSRERSAAYLARMLYVGSIVAFFFFGTLYMQRVLGYSALQAGLGFLPMTLVQFVAAMAVPRVTRGLGGAQMLMGSLAVISAGLFWLAKAGADASVWQLALPMVLIGIGNGGAMAPLTTSGVRGVEAGDQGAASGLVNVAHQLGGSIGLSVLIVVFAASADPRLTGAVEMSRQVSAVFLGAAVMNVVALVLTAIFILPANRTTPLREPLEPEVHELASRG; encoded by the coding sequence GTGAGCCAATTGTTGACACTCCAGCGCACCGTGCGGCCAGCCAGCCCGAACACCATTCTGGTCGTCGTGCTGGTCGCCTATCTGATGATTCTGCTGGACCTGTCCATTGTCTATACCGGCATGCCGGAAATCGGTAAGTCGATGAACATGGGTCCCGTGATGCAGACCTGGGTGCAAAACGCCTATCTGCTCTGCTTCGGCGGCTGTCTTCTCCTGTCCGCCCGCCTGGGTGACACGTTCGGCCGTCGCCGGATCCTGCGGGTGGGCGTCATCCTGTTCACGGTGGCTTCTCTGGTGATCGGCATCGCCCAATCGCCCTACGAGCTGATCGCGGCACGAGCGGTCCAGGGGGTGGGTGCGTCGATTCTCGCTCCGAGTGTGCTGGCGCTCATTTCGACCACGTTCCCCGAAGGCGCTGAGCGGACCCGGGCGCTGGCCTGGTATTCGATCATCGCTGGAGCTGGCGCGAGCCTCGGCTTGGTGCTGGGGGGCATCTGCGCCGGTCTCCTGTCCTGGCGCATCGGCTTTCTGGTGAACATACCGATCGGTATCGGATTGCTGTTCGCCGTTGCGCGCTACATCCCCGACGGCATTCCTGAAGAGGGCGAGTTCGACGTGGTGGGTGCCATTGCGTCGACGGTGGGCGTAGGGCTGTTGGTATATGGCATGGTCAACGCCGCTGAGGCGGGGTGGCTGGATCGCGTCACGCTGGCAACCTTGGCGCTCTCGGTCGTGGTCCTCGGCCTCTTCGTGTGGCACGAGGGCCGGGTGGAAGTACCGGTCCTGCCGTTGCGGCTGCTGCGTAGCCGTGAACGGTCCGCTGCCTATCTGGCACGCATGCTGTACGTCGGCTCGATCGTCGCCTTCTTCTTCTTCGGCACGTTGTACATGCAGCGGGTGCTGGGCTATTCGGCGCTGCAGGCCGGACTGGGCTTCCTGCCGATGACGCTGGTCCAGTTCGTCGCCGCGATGGCCGTCCCCCGAGTCACGCGCGGGCTGGGCGGGGCTCAAATGCTCATGGGGTCGCTGGCGGTCATCAGTGCCGGCCTGTTCTGGTTGGCGAAAGCGGGCGCCGACGCTTCCGTCTGGCAGCTCGCGTTGCCAATGGTCTTGATCGGCATCGGCAACGGTGGCGCCATGGCCCCGCTGACCACCTCCGGCGTGCGGGGCGTGGAAGCCGGCGACCAGGGCGCTGCGTCGGGGCTCGTCAACGTCGCGCACCAGCTGGGTGGCTCTATCGGTCTGAGCGTGCTGATCGTGGTCTTCGCCGCCAGTGCCGACCCTCGGCTGACGGGCGCGGTGGAGATGAGCCGCCAGGTGAGCGCAGTGTTCCTGGGCGCGGCGGTCATGAACGTGGTTGCTCTCGTCCTGACCGCCATCTTCATCCTGCCTGCCAACCGAACGACGCCGCTGCGCGAGCCCCTCGAGCCCGAAGTGCACGAACTGGCCTCTCGCGGATGA
- a CDS encoding LysR family transcriptional regulator, giving the protein MKTTLLPQLQTFLVAARTRSFSAAARELGVSPAAVSQSVRQLEEQLRVVLFTRTTRRVALTDAGRRLLDGAGPGLGQALASMQEVSAQPGEAVGRLKLTVPEIAVPYVVTPVLGAFRARHPRVEAEVVVENRLVDVIAEGYDAGVRLHEAIERDMVQVRLTEAFRFVVVGAPSYLERHGTPRRPEDLLRHDCFTFRIPSSGALFAWELERGRRNWRVPVRGSVVTNDRRLTQALVEQGLGLAYAFGPAVKEELRTGRLVRVLEEYAPTVPGFFLYFPSRAQRSGPLRLFIDVAKELATRTP; this is encoded by the coding sequence ATGAAGACGACACTTCTGCCCCAGCTCCAGACCTTCCTCGTGGCGGCCCGCACCAGGAGCTTCAGCGCGGCGGCGCGCGAGCTCGGCGTCTCACCGGCAGCCGTGAGCCAGTCGGTTCGCCAGCTCGAGGAGCAGCTGCGCGTCGTGCTCTTCACCCGCACCACGCGCAGGGTGGCGCTCACCGACGCGGGGCGCCGGCTGCTGGACGGGGCAGGACCAGGCCTCGGCCAGGCGCTCGCCTCGATGCAAGAGGTCTCGGCGCAGCCGGGGGAGGCGGTCGGTCGGCTGAAGCTGACCGTGCCGGAGATCGCGGTGCCCTACGTCGTCACGCCCGTGCTCGGTGCTTTCCGCGCACGCCACCCGCGCGTCGAGGCGGAGGTCGTCGTCGAGAATCGCCTCGTGGACGTCATCGCGGAGGGGTACGACGCGGGCGTGCGCCTGCACGAGGCCATCGAGCGGGACATGGTGCAGGTGCGTCTCACTGAAGCGTTCCGCTTCGTCGTGGTGGGGGCGCCCTCGTACCTCGAGCGCCACGGCACGCCGCGGCGTCCCGAGGACCTGCTGCGGCACGATTGCTTCACGTTCCGCATCCCGTCGAGCGGGGCGCTGTTCGCGTGGGAGCTGGAGCGTGGTCGCAGGAACTGGCGGGTGCCAGTCCGAGGCAGCGTGGTGACGAACGACCGCCGGTTGACGCAGGCGTTGGTCGAGCAGGGGCTGGGACTCGCGTACGCGTTCGGACCAGCCGTGAAGGAGGAGCTGCGCACCGGGCGGCTCGTGCGCGTGCTCGAGGAGTACGCGCCGACCGTCCCCGGGTTCTTCCTCTACTTCCCGAGCCGGGCGCAGCGTTCGGGCCCCTTGCGCCTCTTCATCGACGTGGCGAAGGAGCTTGCGA
- a CDS encoding alpha/beta hydrolase, whose product MKATMWSAMGVLMTGKAGAADRQNPFTLVYEGAITKNEPGKVNIHPVTYSLNALEISANVYTPANYDPRKLYPAVVVAHPDGGVKEQVAGLYAQRLAEQGYITIAADAAYQGASGGQPRNVDKPSYRIEDIHGMADFVARYPGVDAARLGLLGICGGGGYSLKAAQTDKRFKAIATLSMFNSGRVRRNGYNDSQLSTIQVRLQQASDARAQEAAGGNVLYSGDANLTDEQIAKLPFDLYRQGYEYYGKTHAHPRSTSRYTTSSLLDLMSFDATDRLELLDKPLLMIAGSKADSLYMTEDAFAKATGTKDKELFKVEGATHIETYWVPRYVTTAVNKMTDFYGRSLGK is encoded by the coding sequence TTGAAGGCGACCATGTGGTCGGCGATGGGGGTGCTCATGACTGGCAAGGCCGGGGCGGCGGACAGGCAGAACCCCTTCACCTTGGTCTACGAAGGCGCGATCACGAAGAACGAGCCGGGCAAGGTCAACATTCACCCGGTCACCTACAGCCTCAACGCCCTGGAGATCTCGGCCAACGTCTACACGCCGGCGAACTACGATCCGAGGAAGCTCTACCCGGCGGTCGTCGTGGCGCACCCGGACGGCGGTGTCAAGGAGCAGGTCGCGGGCCTCTATGCCCAGCGCCTCGCGGAGCAGGGCTACATCACCATCGCCGCGGATGCGGCGTATCAGGGCGCGAGCGGCGGTCAGCCGCGCAACGTGGACAAGCCCAGCTACCGCATCGAGGACATCCACGGCATGGCGGACTTCGTCGCCCGGTATCCGGGGGTCGACGCCGCGCGCCTGGGGTTGCTCGGCATCTGCGGCGGCGGCGGCTATTCGTTGAAGGCGGCGCAGACGGACAAGCGCTTCAAGGCCATCGCGACCTTGAGCATGTTCAACTCGGGGCGAGTTCGTCGCAACGGCTACAACGACTCGCAGCTGTCCACCATCCAGGTACGCCTGCAGCAGGCCTCGGACGCGCGCGCCCAGGAGGCAGCCGGCGGGAACGTCCTCTATTCGGGCGACGCCAACCTGACCGATGAGCAGATCGCGAAGCTGCCGTTCGATCTGTACCGGCAGGGCTACGAGTACTACGGGAAGACGCACGCGCACCCACGCTCGACGTCCAGGTACACGACGAGCAGCTTGCTCGATCTCATGAGCTTCGATGCGACCGACCGACTGGAGCTGCTCGACAAGCCCTTGCTCATGATCGCGGGCAGCAAGGCCGACAGCCTGTACATGACCGAAGATGCGTTCGCCAAGGCCACCGGCACGAAGGACAAGGAGCTCTTCAAGGTCGAAGGCGCCACACACATCGAGACGTACTGGGTCCCCAGGTACGTGACCACTGCGGTCAACAAGATGACGGATTTCTACGGAAGGTCCCTCGGGAAGTGA
- a CDS encoding aldo/keto reductase: protein MNKRALGKSGLEVSSIGYGAMGLSRGYGPATDKQQAITLVRAAFDRGVTFFDTAQIYGPFTNEELVGEALAPLRDRVVIATKFGFAFDANGKQTGALDSRPESIRRSTEGSLKRLGVETIDLLYQHRVDPNVAIEDVAGTVKELISEGKVRHFGLSEAGVETIRRAHAVQPVAAVQSEYSLWWREPEEAVLPACEELGIGFVPFSPLGKGFLTGKITDATKFEAGDLRGTTFPRFTPENIKANQAFVELVKQVAERKQCTPAQIALAWVLAQKPWIVPIPGTTKLHRLEENLGAVSVELSPSDLREIHDAVSRLAVQGIRYPARMQAMIDR from the coding sequence ATGAACAAGCGTGCGTTGGGAAAGAGTGGACTCGAAGTGTCGTCGATCGGCTACGGCGCGATGGGGCTGAGCCGCGGCTACGGGCCGGCCACCGACAAGCAGCAAGCGATCACGCTCGTCCGCGCGGCGTTCGATCGTGGCGTCACGTTCTTCGACACCGCGCAGATCTACGGCCCCTTCACGAACGAGGAACTCGTGGGCGAGGCGCTCGCGCCTCTTCGCGACAGGGTGGTGATCGCGACGAAGTTCGGCTTCGCCTTCGACGCCAACGGGAAGCAGACGGGCGCCCTCGACAGCCGGCCCGAGTCCATCCGTCGGAGCACCGAAGGCTCGCTGAAGCGGCTCGGGGTCGAGACGATCGATCTGCTGTATCAGCACCGCGTCGACCCGAATGTCGCGATCGAGGACGTCGCGGGGACGGTGAAGGAGCTGATCTCCGAGGGCAAGGTGAGGCACTTCGGGCTCTCCGAGGCCGGCGTCGAGACGATCCGGCGCGCGCACGCGGTGCAGCCTGTCGCGGCTGTCCAGAGCGAGTACTCGCTGTGGTGGCGTGAGCCCGAGGAGGCAGTGCTGCCGGCGTGCGAGGAGCTCGGCATCGGCTTCGTCCCATTCAGCCCCCTGGGGAAGGGGTTCCTCACCGGGAAGATCACCGACGCCACGAAATTCGAGGCCGGCGACCTGCGCGGCACGACGTTCCCGCGCTTCACGCCCGAGAACATCAAGGCGAACCAGGCGTTCGTCGAGCTCGTCAAGCAGGTCGCTGAGCGGAAGCAGTGCACACCAGCGCAGATCGCGCTCGCCTGGGTCCTCGCACAGAAGCCCTGGATCGTGCCGATCCCCGGTACGACGAAGCTGCATCGCCTCGAGGAGAACCTTGGCGCGGTGAGTGTCGAGCTCTCACCCTCCGACCTGCGCGAGATCCACGACGCGGTGTCCCGGCTCGCCGTTCAAGGCATCCGGTATCCCGCGCGCATGCAGGCGATGATCGACCGCTGA
- a CDS encoding aldo/keto reductase codes for MGARSPSITLNNGVQLPALGLGVFQSPPAETAGAVEAAIAAGYRLIDTAAAYANEREVGEGIRRSGLRRDEVFVETKVWISDYGYDATLHAFDKSARKLGVDHLDLLLLHQPLPSAFDRTLEAYRALEKLLADGRVRAIGVSNFMPEHLARLLSVAPVVPAVNQIEVHPYFQQTALQRIHAEHGIATQAWSPIGGITAYRGLEKNSFADPKLLEIARAHGKSPAQVMLRWHLQQGRSAIPKSVKPVRIAENFAVFDFELTREQLAAIDALDTGVRAGPEPETITLENYGRPIPEA; via the coding sequence ATGGGCGCAAGGAGCCCCTCCATCACCCTCAACAACGGCGTCCAGCTGCCGGCGCTCGGGCTCGGCGTCTTCCAGAGCCCGCCGGCCGAGACCGCGGGCGCCGTCGAGGCGGCCATCGCGGCCGGCTACCGGCTCATCGACACTGCCGCCGCGTACGCCAACGAGCGTGAGGTCGGCGAGGGCATCCGTCGCTCGGGCCTCCGGCGCGACGAGGTGTTCGTCGAGACGAAGGTCTGGATCAGCGACTACGGCTACGACGCGACGCTGCATGCCTTCGACAAGAGCGCCCGCAAGCTCGGCGTCGACCACCTCGATCTGCTGCTCCTGCATCAGCCGCTGCCGTCTGCGTTCGACCGCACCCTCGAGGCGTACCGGGCGCTCGAGAAGCTCCTCGCGGACGGCAGGGTGCGCGCGATCGGGGTCAGCAACTTCATGCCCGAGCACCTCGCCCGGCTGCTGAGCGTCGCGCCCGTCGTGCCGGCCGTGAACCAGATCGAGGTGCATCCCTACTTCCAGCAGACCGCGCTCCAGCGCATACACGCCGAGCACGGCATCGCCACCCAGGCCTGGTCGCCGATCGGCGGCATCACCGCCTACAGGGGTCTCGAGAAGAACTCGTTCGCGGACCCGAAGCTGCTCGAGATCGCGCGCGCGCATGGGAAGTCGCCAGCCCAGGTGATGCTGCGGTGGCATCTGCAGCAGGGCCGCTCCGCCATCCCGAAGTCCGTCAAGCCCGTCCGCATCGCCGAGAACTTCGCCGTGTTCGATTTCGAGCTCACGCGGGAGCAGCTGGCCGCGATCGACGCGCTCGACACGGGCGTCCGCGCCGGACCCGAACCCGAGACCATCACCCTCGAGAACTACGGCAGGCCGATCCCCGAGGCGTGA
- a CDS encoding aldo/keto reductase, whose amino-acid sequence MAASNRKCALGRRSFLLSAGALAATPLLAGAATKAPAQQAAQARTPAPKVAGRRRLGSLEVSSVGLGVQNMSRTYQTTIPTRPEMLNIIRTAFDRGVTFFDAAEAYGPHEVERILGEGVAPFRDQVVITSKFGWNIDLDTGERRPGLNSKPEHVKLAVEGMLKRLRTDRIDLLYQHRVDPEVPIEDVAGAVKDLKQQGKVMHWGLSEMGLETLRRAHATLPLTAVQNEYSMLWRGPENEVIPACEELGIGLVPWSPLGVGFLTGSIDARTRFAQGDIRGVESRFSPENLPHNLALVALLKRWAERKRATPAQIALAWLMARKPWIVPIPGTTQVAHMLENIGAADLRFTSSEVAELNGALSAVQVRGARLPDQVLVFSGVEAPPKK is encoded by the coding sequence ATGGCCGCCTCGAATCGCAAGTGCGCCCTCGGTCGCCGCTCCTTCCTGCTGTCGGCGGGAGCGCTCGCGGCGACGCCTCTCCTCGCTGGCGCGGCCACGAAGGCCCCTGCGCAGCAGGCGGCGCAGGCCAGGACTCCCGCACCGAAGGTGGCGGGGCGGCGGAGGCTAGGGTCGCTCGAGGTCTCCAGCGTCGGGCTCGGCGTCCAGAACATGAGCCGCACCTACCAGACGACCATCCCGACCCGCCCCGAGATGCTCAACATCATCCGGACCGCGTTCGACCGGGGCGTCACGTTCTTCGACGCGGCCGAGGCGTACGGCCCTCACGAGGTCGAGCGCATCCTCGGCGAGGGCGTCGCGCCGTTCCGGGACCAGGTGGTGATCACCTCCAAGTTCGGCTGGAACATCGACCTCGACACGGGTGAGCGGAGGCCCGGCCTCAACAGCAAGCCCGAGCACGTCAAGCTCGCCGTCGAAGGAATGCTCAAGCGGCTGCGGACGGACCGGATCGACCTCCTTTACCAGCACCGGGTCGATCCCGAGGTGCCGATCGAGGACGTCGCCGGGGCGGTGAAGGACCTGAAGCAGCAGGGCAAGGTCATGCACTGGGGCCTCTCGGAGATGGGGCTCGAGACGCTGCGCCGGGCTCACGCGACGCTGCCGCTCACCGCCGTCCAGAACGAGTACTCGATGCTCTGGCGAGGACCCGAGAACGAAGTCATTCCGGCTTGCGAGGAGCTTGGGATCGGCCTCGTTCCGTGGAGCCCACTCGGAGTGGGGTTCCTCACGGGATCGATCGACGCGAGGACGCGCTTCGCTCAGGGGGACATCCGCGGCGTCGAGTCCCGCTTCTCTCCGGAGAACCTCCCGCACAACCTGGCGTTGGTCGCATTGCTCAAGCGCTGGGCCGAGCGGAAGCGTGCGACGCCGGCACAGATCGCGCTCGCCTGGCTCATGGCGCGGAAGCCGTGGATCGTGCCGATCCCCGGAACGACGCAGGTGGCGCACATGCTCGAGAACATCGGGGCGGCTGACCTGCGCTTCACGTCGAGCGAGGTCGCCGAGCTGAATGGAGCCCTGTCGGCGGTCCAGGTTCGCGGCGCCCGGCTCCCTGATCAGGTGCTGGTCTTCTCGGGGGTCGAGGCGCCTCCGAAGAAGTGA